Below is a window of Thermoanaerobaculia bacterium DNA.
CGGCCGACCCGGAAGCCGGGGCCGATCCTCCCGACCGCGGCCCCGATCCGGAGCGCGCGGCGGGGACGGCGGAGACCCGTGCGTGGATCGCACGCGCCCTGCGGGAGCTTCCGGAGGAGTTCCGGATGCCGATCATCCTTCGCGATCTCGAGGGATGGAGCTACGAAGAGATCGCCGCCTCGCTCGGAATCGCGCGCGGCACGGTAAAATCGCGGATCGCCCGGGGGCGGGGGAGGCTCCGCGCCCTCCTCGTCCCGCTCGTCCGGAAGGGCCCGAAGTGAAGAGAGCCGCCGAACACCCGTCCCGCTCGATCGGTTTCCTGTCGCGGTATCACGACGGCGAGCTGTCGGCCGCCGAGAAGGAGGCGTTCGATCGCCACGCGGCCGCTTGTGCGGAGTGCTCGGCGGCGGCCGCGGAGTACGAGGCGGTGCTCGCGATGTACCGGGAGAGCCGGCCCGAGCCCTCGGATCCGTCCCTCGCCCGGCGAATATCGCGGCGGATCGACACCGAGCTCCGGCGCCGGCCGCCGGTCCGATTCCTGGCTCTCGAGATCGATCTCCTCTGGGCGAGCGTGGCCGCGATCGGGCTCGTGGCGGCAATCGCGCTGTTCGCGGTCCTGGGCCGCAGGCCGTCTCCCTCGCTCGTCGCCGAGAACGGCCGGACGAGCCGCGCGCCCTCCACCGAAAAGCGTGGCCCATCCGATTCTTCGACGGGCCGGGCACCTTCCTCCCGAGCGCCGCGTTCCGACCGGGCGCGCGAAGAGAATCGTCCGGCGTTCGCTCCCGAGCCGAAGCCGGCCGAGCCGGAGAGTCGACCGGATCGGGCGACGGGCGCGGAAGGGGGGGTCGAAGGAGGCGTCCCGGAGGGAGTCGCGGGGGCAGTCGTCGGCGGCGCGACGGAGAGAGAGGCCGTCCGTGAGAAAGGCGTCTCCGCCCCGGAGCCTCCCGTTCCGACCGAGGCATCGCCGGAGGGGAAGACGGAGCGGCGCGACGCGGCCGAGCCGCCCCTGCGCGTGGCCGGTACCGTCCAGGCCCCGGTTCTCCTCCGCCGGGTCGAGCCGACGATCCCCGCGTCCGCGCGGCGGCTGCTGGCGGTTTCGCCGGTCGTCGTCGAAGCCGTCATCTCCGCGACCGGCGATGTGGTATCGACGCGGATCGTGCGGTCGAATCCGGCGGCCGACCGCGCCGTTCTCGCGGCGCTGCGGCAGTGGAAATATCGCCCTGCGCTCCTCGACGGAAGGCCGATCGCGGTGTATCTGACGATCACCGTGCGGGGCGAGTGAGAAGGCCGCCCGGTCCTCGCCGCTATCTCAAGGCAAACTGGATCGTGACCGCCAGATAGACCCGCACCGCCCTCCGGTCGAGCATCGCGGGAACGTAGCGCCATTGCCGGACGGCGCGGATCGCGGCCTCCGCGAAGAGCGGAGACGCGCTCGACACGACCCGCACGTCCTCGACGTCTCCCCCGGTTCCGATCACGGCCTGGAGCAGCACGATTCCCTGCAGCCGTGCTCGCCGGGCCGCTTCCGGATACTCCGGCTGAGCCTGCGACAGGAGGCGCGGCGGAACGACGTTCGGCGCGGTGGCGGAAATCGGGCCGCCGTCGCCGACGCCGGGGAATGGGCTGTCCCCCGTTCCCCCCTCCACACCGTCCGTCGCGCCGGGCCCCGATCCCGGGCTCGCGGCGACCGGCGCAGTGCCCAGGGGCGCGGCGACCGGCGCGGCGTCGATGCGCACCGGAATGGCCGCCGGGGCGACGAATCGGGCGAGGGGCGCCGCGATCCGTCTTCCGGCTCCGGGCTTCGGGGACTCGGGGCGTTC
It encodes the following:
- a CDS encoding TonB family protein; protein product: MFETALAGHPAPHRRSVAGPLSVTLHLAVLAAIAIGSAWRISDPGEPNVRILFLPTPPPPAAGSPGLPAERPESPKPGAGRRIAAPLARFVAPAAIPVRIDAAPVAAPLGTAPVAASPGSGPGATDGVEGGTGDSPFPGVGDGGPISATAPNVVPPRLLSQAQPEYPEAARRARLQGIVLLQAVIGTGGDVEDVRVVSSASPLFAEAAIRAVRQWRYVPAMLDRRAVRVYLAVTIQFALR
- a CDS encoding energy transducer TonB, encoding MKRAAEHPSRSIGFLSRYHDGELSAAEKEAFDRHAAACAECSAAAAEYEAVLAMYRESRPEPSDPSLARRISRRIDTELRRRPPVRFLALEIDLLWASVAAIGLVAAIALFAVLGRRPSPSLVAENGRTSRAPSTEKRGPSDSSTGRAPSSRAPRSDRAREENRPAFAPEPKPAEPESRPDRATGAEGGVEGGVPEGVAGAVVGGATEREAVREKGVSAPEPPVPTEASPEGKTERRDAAEPPLRVAGTVQAPVLLRRVEPTIPASARRLLAVSPVVVEAVISATGDVVSTRIVRSNPAADRAVLAALRQWKYRPALLDGRPIAVYLTITVRGE